A stretch of Prunus dulcis chromosome 6, ALMONDv2, whole genome shotgun sequence DNA encodes these proteins:
- the LOC117631724 gene encoding probable E3 ubiquitin-protein ligase rbrA, which produces MSTLPGSSKIAAFVNQVTRLERTFAYCSLCLVVALSLLRNLQFETIASQSTSPAATCKAMSVKETCLICFEDNPIARMFSVGTCHHKYCLSCMKHHVEVQLQSGIVAQCPHKDCKCEVNTETCKKFLSPELADIMIERIKESSIPVTEKVYCTFPRCSALMSKQEVLEHTKTSFASEGGGKCMKCHQYFCINCRVPWHYDMSCYDYQSSETYSRSDDQSVKSLAMKKLWRQCSKCKHMVELDSGCYHIICRCGHQFCYTCGAEWKNKRATCSCPLWDEHHIIRP; this is translated from the exons ATGAGCACACTTCCTGGAAGCAGCAAGATTGCGGCATTCGTCAATCAAGTGACTCGTTTGGAAAGAACCTTTGCATATTGCAGCTTGTGTTTAGTGGTGGCATTAAGTTTGCTTCGAAACTTGCAATTTGAAACTATAGCTTCGCAGAGCACCTCCCCTGCAGCAACTTGCAAAGCCATGAGTGTGAAGGAGACTTGTTTGATTTGCTTTGAAGACAATCCTATTGCTCGAATGTTTTCAGTTGGTACTTGTCATCACAAATATTGCTTGTCTTGTATGAAACATCATGTGGAAGTGCAATTGCAAAGCGGGATTGTGGCACAATGCCCTCATAAAGACTGTAAGTGTGAAGTGAATACCGAAACCTGTAAAAAATTCTTGTCACCTGAACTTGCTGACATTATGATCGAACGAATCAAGGAATCTTCTATTCCTGTTACCGAGAAAGTGTACTGCACATTTCCAAGGTGTTCTGCGTTGATGTCCAAACAGGAAGTCTTGGAACATACCAAGACTTCTTTTGCTAGTGAGGGAGGCGGGAAGTGCATGAAATGCCATcagtatttttgtatcaattGCAGGGTGCCTTGGCACTATGATATGAGCTGCTATGATTACCAAAGCTCAGAAACCTATTCCCGCTCGGATGACCAATCGGTAAAGTCCCTTGCAATGAAGAAACTATGGCGCCAGTGTTCTAAATGCAAACATATGGTTGAACTTGATAGTGGTTGCTACCACATCATTTGCAG ATGTGGACATCAGTTTTGCTATACTTGCGGAGCTGAATGGAAGAACAAGAGAGCAACATGTTCCTGCCCACTCTGGGATGAGCATCACATTATACGGCCATAA
- the LOC117630219 gene encoding probable E3 ubiquitin-protein ligase ARI3 translates to MGSAGVWGLLREETLDIWGWKVVVVGAGVAICDRRDNLIFESRKNLKSLNFAVRSRKTAELLALIDGLKEAFTLKLKRVIFSGSWHNALIKTKCEVNIITCKKLLSPELADVMIERIKESSIPVTEKVYCAFPMCSALMSKKEVLEHTKTSFVSEGGRKCMKCQLYFCVNCKVPWHYDMSCYDYQRSETNSLAEEQLLKSLAMKKLWRQCSKCKHMVELDSGCYHITCRCGHQFCYTCGAEWKNKRATCSCPLWDEHHIILP, encoded by the exons ATGGGATCTGCTGGGGTGTG GGGTTTGCTGAGGGAGGAAACCCTTGATATTTGGGGTtggaaggtggtggtggttggggCTGGAGTTGCCATCTGTGATCGCAGGGACAACTTGATATTCGAAAGTAGGAAGAATCtcaaaagtttgaattttgctGTGCGGAGCAGGAAAACAGCTGAGCTTTTGGCTCTGATTGACGGCCTTAAAGAAGctttcactttgaagttgaAAAGGGTCATATTTT CGGGATCGTGGCACAATGCCCTCATAAAGACTAAGTGTGAAGTGAACATTATAACCTGTAAAAAATTATTGTCACCTGAACTTGCTGACGTTATGATCGAACGAATCAAGGAGTCTTCTATTCCTGTCACGGAGAAAGTTTACTGCGCATTTCCAATGTGTTCTGCCTTGATGTCCAAAAAGGAGGTCTTGGAACATACCAAGACTTCTTTTGTTAGTGAGGGAGGCAGGAAGTGCATGAAATGCCAGCTTTATTTTTGTGTCAATTGCAAGGTTCCTTGGCACTATGATATGAGCTGCTATGATTACCAAAGATCAGAAACCAATTCCCTCGCAGAAGAGCAATTGCTAAAATCGCTTGCAATGAAGAAACTATGGCGGCAGTGTTCCAAGTGCAAACATATGGTTGAACTTGATAGTGGTTGCTACCACATCACTTGCAG ATGTGGACATCAGTTTTGCTATACTTGCGGAGCTGAATGGAAGAACAAGAGAGCAACATGTTCCTGCCCACTCTGGGATGAGCATCACATTATATTGCCATAA